The Echinicola rosea genome has a segment encoding these proteins:
- a CDS encoding penicillin-binding protein 1A has protein sequence MSNKKNTTKSRSLAGKIIKVLWIALFAGLFGFAIFVWSVSVNFLGLYGDLPDFKAVENPENELASELYSADGVLLGKYYRENRSPVTYNELSNNLINALIATEDIRFEDHSGIDPKGLARVLFKTILMGQSSAGGGSTLSQQTAKNLFKTRGEASQGTLSSVPGLRMLIIKTKEWIVATQLEKAYTKDEILTMYLNTSEFGSNAFGIKSAAKTFFNKTPKDLNVQESAVLVGLFKAPTYYSPVYNPENSTRRRNTVLSQMEKYDYLTQAQYDSISKMPIELDYNVESHNRGLATYFREIVKSDLLKWTKENLKADGKPYDLYGDGLRIYTTIDSRLQKYAEESVDEHMRELQAKFVSELRGREPWVDSNNKVIPNFLETMIKRTEAYRVLVNKYGAESDSVEIKLNEKKKMKVFSWEKGEIDTLMSSMDSLRYYKTFLQTGFVSMDPRSGHIKAWVGGLNHKYFKYDHVREGKRQPGSTFKPFVYAAAIENGYSPCYTVVDQPVEVNIPGQPTWSPNNADGKFTYEKMTIRQAMAQSINSITAYMMKQISPEVVVEMAHRLGITSDLDPVPALALGTSDVSILEMVGAMSTFANKGEHIKPYYIDRIEDKNGNVLHQFPARKRSAMSEENAYLMLHMLQGGFEERGGTSQGVPMHLREGNELGGKTGTTQNASDGWYIGLSKDLVSGVWVGGDDRAIHFRSWISGQGARTARPIWVKYMTKVYEDPTLGITKGSFERPERPLSVELDCEEYEIQTDEFTDFDYDQRSNDF, from the coding sequence ATGAGTAATAAAAAAAACACCACCAAATCCCGGTCCTTAGCAGGAAAGATCATTAAAGTATTATGGATCGCCCTTTTTGCTGGCCTTTTTGGCTTTGCCATCTTTGTATGGTCAGTAAGTGTAAATTTTCTAGGGCTATATGGAGACCTGCCGGACTTTAAGGCAGTAGAAAATCCAGAAAATGAACTGGCCTCGGAGCTGTATTCAGCAGACGGTGTACTGCTAGGAAAATATTACCGGGAAAACCGGTCTCCCGTAACGTATAACGAGCTATCCAATAATCTAATCAATGCCCTGATTGCGACGGAAGATATTCGATTTGAAGATCACTCAGGAATCGACCCCAAGGGATTGGCGAGGGTGCTTTTTAAGACCATACTGATGGGGCAAAGCAGTGCAGGAGGTGGAAGTACCCTCAGCCAGCAAACAGCCAAGAACCTCTTCAAAACAAGAGGAGAAGCATCCCAAGGAACGCTCAGCAGTGTTCCTGGACTACGCATGCTCATCATCAAAACAAAGGAATGGATTGTGGCCACACAGTTGGAAAAAGCCTATACCAAGGATGAAATCCTGACCATGTACCTCAACACCTCGGAGTTTGGCAGTAATGCTTTTGGCATCAAGTCGGCCGCCAAGACCTTTTTTAACAAAACCCCAAAGGACCTTAACGTTCAGGAGTCAGCAGTGCTGGTAGGATTATTCAAAGCCCCTACATATTACAGTCCGGTTTACAATCCTGAAAACTCTACCAGAAGGAGAAACACCGTACTCAGTCAGATGGAGAAATACGATTACCTTACCCAGGCACAATATGATAGCATCTCCAAAATGCCGATCGAATTGGACTACAATGTAGAAAGCCACAACAGGGGACTGGCCACTTATTTCCGTGAAATCGTGAAGTCTGACCTGCTCAAATGGACCAAGGAAAACCTCAAAGCAGACGGAAAGCCCTATGACCTCTACGGAGACGGGCTGCGGATCTACACGACCATTGACAGCCGGCTTCAGAAATATGCAGAGGAATCCGTGGATGAGCACATGCGGGAACTCCAAGCTAAATTTGTATCCGAACTTCGTGGCAGAGAACCGTGGGTGGACAGTAACAACAAGGTAATACCCAACTTCTTGGAAACCATGATCAAAAGAACAGAAGCCTATCGTGTGCTGGTCAATAAATATGGGGCAGAATCGGATTCCGTAGAAATCAAGCTAAACGAGAAGAAGAAAATGAAAGTCTTCTCCTGGGAAAAAGGTGAAATCGATACCTTGATGAGCTCCATGGATTCCCTACGTTACTATAAGACCTTCCTGCAAACAGGCTTTGTATCGATGGATCCCCGTTCGGGCCATATCAAAGCTTGGGTAGGCGGGTTAAACCACAAATACTTCAAATACGATCATGTTCGCGAAGGCAAACGACAGCCGGGATCTACCTTTAAGCCTTTCGTTTATGCTGCAGCTATCGAGAATGGCTACAGCCCATGCTATACCGTAGTGGATCAGCCTGTGGAAGTAAACATCCCAGGACAACCCACGTGGAGTCCCAACAATGCTGATGGTAAGTTCACGTACGAAAAGATGACCATCCGCCAGGCAATGGCACAGTCTATCAACTCAATCACAGCTTATATGATGAAACAGATCAGCCCTGAGGTAGTGGTCGAAATGGCCCATAGACTGGGGATCACCAGTGATTTGGATCCAGTACCGGCCTTGGCTCTGGGGACAAGCGATGTATCCATTTTGGAGATGGTCGGCGCCATGAGCACCTTTGCCAATAAAGGAGAGCACATCAAGCCGTACTATATCGATCGCATAGAAGATAAAAACGGTAATGTACTCCACCAATTCCCCGCTCGTAAAAGGTCCGCCATGAGTGAAGAAAATGCCTATTTAATGCTCCACATGCTACAGGGAGGATTTGAAGAACGTGGCGGAACCAGCCAAGGTGTCCCCATGCATCTCAGGGAAGGCAATGAACTAGGAGGCAAAACAGGGACCACCCAAAATGCATCGGACGGTTGGTACATCGGACTTAGCAAGGATTTGGTATCAGGCGTTTGGGTAGGTGGTGACGACAGAGCTATACACTTTAGAAGCTGGATAAGCGGTCAAGGAGCCAGAACGGCCCGTCCGATCTGGGTAAAATACATGACCAAAGTATATGAAGATCCTACTTTGGGAATTACAAAGGGTTCTTTCGAAAGGCCTGAAAGACCGCTAAGTGTGGAGCTAGACTGCGAAGAATACGAAATCCAAACGGATGAATTCACGGACTTTGACTATGACCAACGAAGCAACGACTTCTAA
- the uvrC gene encoding excinuclease ABC subunit UvrC, which produces MQSPSYSPEEYNKLPDVPGVYKYYNGDGKLIYVGKAKSLKKRVASYFVKSTGLNLKTRRMVKEIRRIEFTMVNSEFDALLLENNLIKKNQPRYNILLKDDKTYPYLLLTKEHFPQIYPTRKLIPSRGTYYGPFASVKAMNNVLELIRSLFTIRTCKLDLNPYKIAEQKYKVCLEYHIGNCLGPCEGLQGEPDYMKDIDQAKNILKGNLGVPKAYFKSRMQEAAQNLAFEKAQRYKDKLDLLEKYQAKSLVTNPHVTDLDVFAIVSADKFAFVNYLNIKNGAINITKTVELKKKLDETEQEMLLTAIFHLKDQFQSDAKEILCNIALDEPIEGLHLTVPKIGDKRKLVELSLKNAMYYKKEKALLSGKAKEKKNRVLLQLQKDLSLKEIPDHIECFDNSNIQGNYPVASMVCFLDGKPAKKEYRHFHVKTVEGPDDFASMTEIVGRRYKRLIKENKPLPKLIVIDGGKGQLSAAVEALKSLDIYGQVPVIGIAKKLEEIYFPGDSFPLHIDKKSESLRLIQRTRDEAHRFAITFHRDIRSKDAFKTALDSIEGIGPTTSNKLLNHYKSLKKIREASEDDLAQLIGKDKANRIINFIKKESR; this is translated from the coding sequence ATGCAAAGCCCTTCATACAGTCCAGAAGAATACAATAAACTCCCTGATGTTCCCGGCGTATATAAATATTACAACGGTGACGGTAAGCTTATTTACGTAGGCAAGGCAAAGAGCCTAAAGAAACGGGTGGCCAGCTATTTCGTGAAGAGCACCGGGCTAAACCTGAAAACACGCCGGATGGTAAAGGAAATTCGCCGGATCGAATTTACCATGGTCAATTCGGAGTTTGATGCTTTATTGTTGGAAAATAACCTCATCAAAAAAAACCAACCGCGCTATAATATCCTGCTGAAGGATGACAAAACATACCCCTACTTGCTGCTTACAAAAGAGCATTTTCCACAGATCTACCCTACCCGTAAGCTTATTCCCTCCCGAGGCACCTACTATGGACCCTTTGCCAGTGTCAAGGCCATGAATAATGTACTGGAATTGATCAGGAGCCTTTTTACCATACGAACTTGTAAGCTTGATCTAAATCCATACAAAATCGCTGAGCAGAAATACAAAGTCTGCTTGGAATACCATATCGGAAATTGTCTGGGGCCTTGTGAAGGCCTGCAGGGAGAACCTGACTACATGAAAGACATCGATCAAGCCAAAAACATCCTCAAAGGCAACTTGGGAGTGCCAAAAGCCTACTTCAAAAGCAGGATGCAGGAAGCCGCCCAGAACCTTGCTTTTGAAAAAGCACAGCGATACAAGGACAAACTGGACCTGCTCGAAAAATACCAGGCAAAATCACTGGTCACCAATCCTCACGTGACGGACCTGGATGTCTTTGCTATTGTTTCTGCAGATAAATTTGCCTTCGTCAACTACCTCAACATCAAAAATGGGGCGATCAATATCACCAAAACCGTAGAACTAAAGAAAAAGCTCGACGAAACTGAACAGGAGATGCTGCTTACGGCTATCTTCCACCTAAAAGACCAATTCCAAAGTGATGCTAAGGAAATCCTTTGCAACATTGCACTAGACGAGCCCATCGAAGGGCTGCACCTTACCGTCCCTAAAATAGGTGACAAACGTAAACTGGTCGAGCTTTCCCTTAAAAATGCCATGTACTATAAAAAAGAAAAGGCATTGCTCAGCGGAAAAGCCAAAGAAAAGAAAAACAGGGTGCTGCTTCAGCTACAAAAAGACCTCTCACTTAAGGAGATCCCTGACCATATTGAGTGCTTTGACAACTCCAACATTCAAGGTAATTATCCAGTAGCCAGCATGGTATGCTTTCTGGACGGAAAGCCTGCAAAAAAAGAATACAGGCACTTCCATGTCAAAACAGTAGAAGGCCCTGATGATTTTGCCAGTATGACAGAGATTGTGGGCAGAAGGTACAAAAGGCTTATCAAAGAAAACAAACCACTTCCAAAACTCATTGTAATCGATGGCGGAAAAGGTCAACTATCCGCAGCTGTGGAAGCCTTAAAATCTTTGGACATCTATGGACAAGTCCCCGTTATCGGCATTGCCAAAAAGCTGGAAGAGATCTATTTCCCCGGTGACTCATTTCCGCTACACATCGACAAAAAATCTGAATCACTCCGTCTTATCCAGCGGACCAGGGACGAAGCCCACCGTTTTGCGATCACCTTTCACAGGGATATCCGCAGCAAAGACGCTTTCAAGACGGCGCTTGACTCCATTGAGGGCATTGGCCCCACTACTTCCAATAAGCTCTTAAACCACTACAAATCGCTGAAAAAAATCAGGGAAGCTTCTGAAGATGACCTTGCCCAGCTCATTGGTAAAGATAAGGCCAACAGGATCATCAACTTTATCAAAAAAGAAAGCAGGTGA
- the porN gene encoding type IX secretion system ring subunit PorN/GldN, whose translation MKRIEAKYIAPLLMVMLMAVSPSVFGQTGSTSVDPSATGDRQFEVDTVFSAHPIREDDKMYQIGVWRRVDLREKYNHPLYGTGDTKRNGIIFSIYKAVTEENAFELFADEEFTEPLSIADFQNNFWMSANGDSIFVKNLYYLDFKEDFLFDKHHSQVKFDVKYIHLVMPSQTNANAGEKSIAYIRFKDFYEYFKNHPEAKWINFSNTSKDLSYSQAFDLRLFKSVVRKYSNADDALIADMVNPDNPNPELQAYLDGLKFEYDLLEFENSLWEW comes from the coding sequence ATGAAACGAATAGAAGCAAAATACATCGCTCCATTGCTGATGGTGATGTTGATGGCTGTCAGTCCAAGTGTTTTTGGACAGACAGGTTCCACGAGTGTAGATCCTTCGGCTACTGGAGACAGGCAATTTGAAGTGGATACAGTGTTTTCTGCCCATCCTATCAGGGAGGATGATAAGATGTACCAGATAGGTGTGTGGAGAAGGGTGGATCTTCGTGAAAAGTACAACCATCCCCTATATGGTACAGGAGATACCAAACGTAACGGTATCATTTTTAGCATTTATAAGGCTGTGACTGAAGAAAATGCTTTTGAGCTATTTGCGGATGAAGAGTTTACGGAGCCGTTGTCCATCGCTGATTTTCAAAACAATTTCTGGATGTCCGCAAATGGCGACAGTATCTTTGTAAAGAACCTGTATTACTTGGATTTTAAGGAAGACTTCTTGTTTGATAAGCATCATTCCCAAGTCAAATTTGATGTGAAATATATCCACTTGGTGATGCCTTCCCAGACCAATGCAAATGCCGGTGAAAAGAGCATTGCTTATATTCGGTTCAAGGATTTTTATGAATACTTCAAAAACCATCCGGAGGCAAAATGGATCAATTTCAGCAATACTTCAAAGGATCTTTCCTATAGCCAGGCTTTTGACTTGAGGTTGTTCAAATCTGTGGTGAGGAAATACTCCAATGCGGACGATGCATTGATTGCAGATATGGTAAATCCGGATAATCCCAATCCTGAGCTACAAGCATATTTGGATGGGCTGAAGTTTGAATACGATCTACTGGAGTTTGAAAACAGCCTTTGGGAGTGGTGA
- the porM gene encoding type IX secretion system motor protein PorM/GldM has protein sequence MAGGKETPRQKMIGMMYLVLTALLALQVSNQILQKFILLNDGLERTSKNYIEKNASIVGNIEATVEQQGNNEKDLPKVEAAKQIRDKTSEVFSYLEGLKQELITQSNAKNEEGQYKNSALKNTDIAGNIFNNNKKGYEMQERLNQYPEEIEALLSDVGIPMEFERIAKDAEEIDMFKNDPDVRYKDFVNLNFVKSPIGAVLAIISQYQNEVLNIESESLGALTRSLGSFYYKADIFEPMVAANSNIVAAGTKFEGNLFIASASSSAQPKMSVGGKEIPVENGFGKISFPVGPADSYDDRGLAKRTLEGEVVVNIDGKDSLLNVSYDYFVANPTIEVTAEAIQQLYAQCANELSIKVPALGNSYAPEFAVTNGQAIKGSNPGDVTIIPANSGKVNIGVSSGGAKIGTVSYDIRPVPAPTITAYNGDKEIDMSVPFPAPGPSQLKIKAVPEPTFGRTMPKDARFQVSGGVVKLLRNEVPRDQVNINGEDVAIRQLLAAARSGDDLVIQVTEVTRTNFQGQKIKSNVNHIERIAIK, from the coding sequence ATGGCCGGTGGAAAAGAAACGCCAAGGCAGAAGATGATCGGGATGATGTATCTCGTTCTGACCGCTCTCTTGGCGCTACAGGTAAGTAATCAAATACTGCAAAAGTTCATTTTACTAAACGATGGGTTGGAAAGGACTTCCAAGAACTACATCGAGAAGAATGCATCGATTGTCGGTAATATTGAAGCAACAGTAGAACAGCAGGGAAATAACGAAAAAGACCTGCCAAAGGTAGAAGCTGCCAAGCAGATCAGGGATAAGACTTCTGAGGTATTCTCTTATCTGGAAGGATTGAAGCAAGAGCTGATTACGCAGTCAAATGCAAAAAATGAGGAAGGGCAGTATAAAAACAGTGCCCTGAAAAATACCGATATTGCGGGCAATATCTTTAATAACAACAAGAAAGGATATGAGATGCAAGAGCGTCTCAATCAATATCCGGAGGAGATCGAGGCGTTATTGAGCGATGTGGGCATTCCAATGGAGTTTGAACGTATTGCCAAGGATGCTGAGGAAATCGATATGTTCAAAAATGATCCTGATGTAAGGTACAAGGATTTCGTAAACCTGAACTTTGTCAAATCACCCATTGGTGCGGTATTGGCCATCATCAGTCAGTACCAAAATGAAGTGCTGAACATCGAATCAGAATCGTTGGGTGCACTAACTCGTTCTTTGGGATCATTTTATTATAAAGCGGATATCTTCGAACCCATGGTAGCAGCCAACTCCAATATCGTGGCGGCAGGTACCAAGTTTGAAGGGAATTTGTTTATCGCTTCGGCTTCATCTTCTGCCCAGCCTAAAATGAGTGTAGGGGGGAAAGAAATTCCGGTGGAAAATGGCTTTGGTAAGATCAGTTTCCCCGTTGGCCCGGCAGACAGCTATGATGATAGAGGCTTGGCCAAACGGACATTGGAAGGGGAAGTAGTGGTCAACATTGATGGCAAGGATAGTCTGTTGAATGTAAGCTATGATTACTTCGTGGCCAACCCGACCATCGAGGTAACTGCTGAGGCTATCCAACAGCTTTATGCACAATGTGCAAATGAGCTGAGCATTAAAGTACCTGCATTGGGCAATAGCTATGCACCTGAGTTTGCTGTAACGAATGGACAAGCCATAAAGGGCAGTAATCCCGGTGACGTGACCATAATTCCTGCTAATTCAGGAAAAGTAAATATTGGCGTGAGCAGTGGTGGCGCAAAAATCGGTACGGTCAGTTATGATATCCGACCAGTGCCTGCGCCGACTATTACTGCTTATAATGGAGATAAGGAAATCGATATGAGTGTTCCTTTTCCTGCTCCAGGCCCTTCACAGCTAAAGATAAAAGCGGTGCCAGAGCCTACATTCGGAAGAACCATGCCTAAGGATGCACGGTTTCAGGTGTCCGGAGGGGTAGTGAAGCTGCTTAGAAACGAAGTGCCTCGGGACCAGGTAAATATTAACGGCGAAGATGTAGCGATCAGGCAATTACTTGCTGCTGCCAGAAGCGGTGATGATTTGGTGATTCAAGTGACTGAAGTTACAAGAACTAACTTCCAGGGTCAAAAGATAAAAAGTAATGTTAACCATATCGAACGTATTGCAATCAAGTAA
- the porL gene encoding type IX secretion system motor protein PorL/GldL — MAKHNEKSFSHKFYGSVMPKIYGIGASVVILGAMFKILDWEGASLMIGIGLSTEAAIFFLSAFEPKTEEVDWSKVYPELADGAAPAAPRKARVVQSSGDQTSQKLDKMLEDANIGPDLIDNLGKGLKNLADSTQKMGTVADAALATNEYAENVKVASKTLVDINQSYSKTAAALSEMSNASQEAKDYRDQVVSVTQNLSALNAVYEMELQDANSHVKVLNKFYSNVTAAMEGLNEAGKETETFKAELGKLNKNVSSLNSIYGGMLTAMKG; from the coding sequence ATGGCTAAACACAACGAAAAATCTTTCTCCCACAAGTTTTATGGTTCCGTAATGCCGAAAATTTACGGAATCGGGGCCTCCGTAGTAATTTTAGGGGCAATGTTTAAAATCCTCGATTGGGAAGGTGCTTCACTCATGATTGGGATAGGACTATCTACAGAGGCAGCGATTTTCTTCCTTTCCGCTTTTGAGCCCAAGACAGAGGAAGTCGATTGGAGCAAAGTTTACCCAGAACTTGCCGATGGTGCGGCACCGGCGGCACCCCGCAAGGCAAGAGTGGTCCAAAGCTCAGGAGACCAGACCTCCCAAAAGCTGGACAAAATGCTTGAAGATGCGAATATTGGTCCGGACTTGATTGATAACCTGGGCAAAGGCCTGAAAAACTTGGCCGATTCAACCCAGAAAATGGGCACTGTTGCGGATGCTGCGTTGGCAACCAACGAATATGCCGAAAATGTAAAGGTAGCTTCCAAAACACTGGTGGACATCAATCAGTCTTACAGTAAAACTGCAGCGGCACTTTCAGAAATGTCAAATGCTTCCCAAGAAGCCAAGGACTACAGGGATCAAGTTGTCTCAGTGACCCAAAACCTATCCGCACTGAATGCCGTGTACGAGATGGAATTGCAAGATGCTAACAGTCATGTAAAAGTGCTCAATAAATTCTATTCTAACGTTACAGCAGCCATGGAAGGCTTGAATGAAGCAGGCAAAGAAACCGAAACATTCAAGGCTGAACTGGGCAAATTAAACAAAAACGTTAGCTCACTGAACAGCATTTATGGCGGTATGCTTACGGCCATGAAGGGTTAA
- the porK gene encoding T9SS ring complex lipoprotein PorK/GldK, which produces MYKKTNSRFLTGIVMLLSMALLQGCGLFGSKGSASEKANRSGEVTGVPDRSGWQQTLPHEMVPVKAGTFWMGQADEDIAVSKSSLNKQVTISEFYMDKYEVSNNKYRQFLEAVRMGELALSTPTTLKDPPQFNIDELVPDTTVWSQSFTHHYGDPLMEYYFEHPAFDDYPVVGISWEQAKKFCEWKTYHMNANDKSEYDMPRFRLPSEAEWEYAAKGGKEIAKYPWGGPYLKNRRGCLMANFKPGRGNYIDDGFAYTAPVDTYAPNNFGIYNMAGNVSEWVEDAYNPAGSSLTWDLDPKYEDENESRKVVRGGSWKDIAHYLETSTRTYEYQDVKTAHIGFRTVMTFIGRSGSMDVRATRRR; this is translated from the coding sequence ATGTACAAGAAAACGAACTCACGATTTTTGACAGGGATCGTGATGCTACTTTCCATGGCACTGCTGCAGGGATGTGGTCTATTTGGTAGCAAGGGTTCTGCTAGCGAAAAAGCCAACAGGTCTGGAGAAGTTACTGGTGTGCCTGATCGGTCAGGATGGCAACAGACCCTCCCCCATGAGATGGTGCCTGTAAAAGCGGGGACTTTTTGGATGGGACAAGCGGATGAAGATATTGCGGTCAGCAAATCCTCGCTGAACAAGCAGGTAACGATATCTGAATTTTATATGGACAAATACGAAGTGTCCAATAACAAATACCGTCAGTTTTTGGAAGCGGTAAGAATGGGAGAATTGGCCCTGTCTACTCCCACTACGCTTAAGGATCCTCCTCAATTTAATATTGATGAACTTGTGCCGGACACGACTGTTTGGTCGCAGAGCTTTACCCACCATTACGGTGATCCCCTGATGGAATATTACTTTGAGCATCCTGCATTTGATGACTATCCTGTGGTGGGCATCAGTTGGGAGCAGGCCAAGAAGTTTTGTGAGTGGAAGACGTATCACATGAATGCAAACGACAAGTCTGAATATGATATGCCAAGATTCCGACTCCCTTCCGAGGCAGAATGGGAATATGCCGCCAAAGGAGGAAAGGAAATCGCCAAATATCCTTGGGGAGGCCCTTACCTCAAAAACCGAAGAGGATGCCTGATGGCTAATTTTAAGCCTGGCCGTGGTAACTATATCGATGATGGTTTTGCATATACTGCACCAGTAGATACCTATGCTCCGAACAATTTTGGTATATATAATATGGCTGGAAATGTATCTGAATGGGTGGAAGATGCTTATAACCCTGCGGGAAGTTCACTTACATGGGACCTCGACCCCAAATATGAAGATGAAAACGAATCCCGCAAGGTTGTCAGGGGAGGTTCTTGGAAAGATATTGCCCATTACCTGGAGACCAGTACGCGTACCTACGAATACCAGGATGTGAAGACTGCACATATCGGTTTCAGAACGGTGATGACCTTTATCGGTCGTTCGGGCTCCATGGATGTCAGGGCTACCAGAAGACGTTAA
- a CDS encoding PorP/SprF family type IX secretion system membrane protein, whose amino-acid sequence MKKRIYLSFIFFSGILLGGIGPSMVYAQQDAQFTQYMYNGLYYNPAFSGNHTGYRFSALHRSQWLGYTTSSGNGGAPTTQLVTASGRIPGTSFGWGVSFTNDDIGPATSQEANISLAYHRKIRRGVLSLGVSGGMFSNTIKYDEIDVVNPDPSIPSSGNESQMSANFGAGILYEAPKYYLALSSRHINEPTFDFGENSFDNQLVNHSYLMLGYKIRTFAQVTFDPSILLKSEGFNNFSYDVSVIATYDDRMSGGIAYRGEESLSVLLGYKLLRDKSLRIGYAFDLVMGGNEAKAPTSHEFMLTYNLPTITKKIESIIQRTPRFRF is encoded by the coding sequence ATGAAAAAGAGAATTTACCTTAGTTTTATTTTTTTTTCGGGGATACTACTTGGAGGGATTGGTCCATCGATGGTTTATGCACAGCAAGATGCCCAGTTTACACAATATATGTACAACGGGCTGTATTATAATCCTGCTTTTTCTGGAAATCACACAGGTTATCGGTTTTCAGCATTGCATAGAAGTCAATGGTTGGGCTATACGACGTCGTCAGGAAATGGTGGTGCTCCCACTACCCAATTGGTGACAGCATCCGGGAGAATTCCAGGGACATCCTTTGGTTGGGGCGTGTCCTTTACCAATGATGACATTGGGCCAGCTACCAGCCAAGAGGCCAATATCTCCTTGGCCTATCACAGAAAAATACGAAGAGGTGTCTTGAGCTTAGGGGTTTCTGGAGGGATGTTTTCGAATACCATAAAATACGATGAGATCGATGTGGTGAATCCGGATCCCAGCATACCGTCCAGTGGAAATGAAAGCCAGATGAGTGCTAATTTTGGCGCAGGGATCCTTTATGAAGCACCGAAATATTACTTGGCACTGAGCAGTCGGCACATCAATGAACCGACATTTGATTTTGGAGAAAACTCATTTGATAACCAACTGGTCAACCACAGTTATTTGATGCTTGGATATAAAATCAGGACCTTTGCGCAGGTAACGTTTGACCCAAGTATCTTATTAAAAAGTGAAGGGTTCAATAATTTTTCATATGATGTGAGCGTTATAGCCACATATGATGACCGTATGAGCGGTGGGATCGCCTACAGGGGCGAAGAGTCCCTGTCAGTGTTGTTGGGGTATAAATTGTTAAGAGATAAATCCCTGAGGATAGGGTATGCTTTTGATTTGGTGATGGGGGGAAACGAGGCTAAAGCACCGACCTCTCATGAGTTTATGTTAACGTATAATTTGCCAACAATAACGAAAAAAATAGAGAGTATCATACAACGAACACCAAGATTCCGGTTTTAA
- a CDS encoding uroporphyrinogen-III synthase yields the protein MTKSTKDRFRPVKSILVSQPRPSDAKSPYFQLAEKYNLKIDFRPFIQVEPVSIREFRKQKIDILKHTAVIFTSRNAIDHFFKICQELKIEMPADMKYFCISEQTAHYLQKYIVIRKRKLFVGVRTAADLFDYFKKHKGEKYLFPCSDIRKNDIPDNLAKNNIEFTEAVIYHTVAADLSDLKDIKYDILAFYSPSGIKSLIHNFADFEQGATRIAAFGPTTSKSVKDQNLILDIEAPMPNAPSMTGALELYIKKVNNI from the coding sequence ATGACAAAATCTACCAAGGACAGATTTCGGCCGGTGAAGAGTATTTTGGTTTCTCAGCCTCGACCTTCAGATGCCAAATCTCCATATTTTCAGTTGGCCGAGAAATACAATCTGAAAATTGATTTCAGGCCTTTTATACAGGTAGAACCTGTTTCTATCCGAGAATTTAGAAAGCAAAAGATCGATATTCTCAAGCATACAGCGGTCATTTTTACGAGCCGAAACGCCATCGATCACTTCTTTAAAATTTGCCAAGAACTCAAAATCGAAATGCCTGCCGACATGAAGTACTTTTGTATTTCGGAGCAGACAGCTCATTATCTTCAGAAGTACATCGTGATCAGAAAACGCAAGTTGTTTGTCGGTGTAAGGACAGCTGCGGATTTATTTGATTACTTCAAGAAGCATAAAGGAGAAAAGTACCTTTTCCCATGTTCGGATATTCGTAAAAATGATATCCCAGATAACCTGGCCAAGAACAATATTGAATTTACCGAAGCAGTCATTTACCACACAGTTGCTGCTGACCTATCCGATCTGAAGGATATCAAGTACGATATATTGGCTTTTTACAGTCCTTCAGGGATAAAATCACTGATTCACAATTTTGCCGACTTTGAGCAAGGGGCTACCAGGATAGCCGCTTTTGGCCCTACTACTTCAAAAAGTGTGAAGGATCAAAATCTCATTTTGGACATTGAGGCTCCCATGCCCAATGCGCCAAGTATGACCGGGGCACTCGAATTGTACATAAAAAAAGTGAATAACATCTAA